The following are encoded in a window of Paraburkholderia sp. HP33-1 genomic DNA:
- a CDS encoding glutathione S-transferase N-terminal domain-containing protein yields MMVLYSGTTCPFSQRCRLVLFEKGMDFEIRDVDLFNKPEDIAVMNPYGQVPILVERDLILYESNIINEYIDERFPHPQLMPADPVQRARARLFLLNFEKELFVHVGTLENEKGKAAEKNHEKARLAIRDRLTQLAPIFLKNKYMLGEEFSMLDVAIAPLLWRLDHYGIELSKNAAPLMKYAERIFSRPAYIEALTPSEKVMRR; encoded by the coding sequence ATGATGGTTCTGTATTCCGGCACTACTTGCCCGTTCTCCCAGCGTTGCCGGCTGGTGTTGTTCGAAAAGGGCATGGACTTCGAGATCCGCGACGTCGATCTGTTCAACAAGCCGGAAGACATCGCCGTGATGAATCCGTACGGTCAGGTGCCGATTCTCGTCGAACGGGACCTGATTCTGTACGAATCGAACATCATCAACGAGTACATCGACGAGCGCTTCCCGCACCCGCAGCTGATGCCGGCCGATCCGGTGCAGCGCGCACGCGCGCGCCTGTTCCTGCTCAACTTCGAGAAAGAGCTGTTCGTCCACGTCGGCACGCTCGAAAACGAAAAGGGCAAGGCGGCAGAAAAGAATCACGAGAAGGCGCGCCTCGCGATCCGCGATCGCCTGACGCAGCTCGCGCCGATCTTCCTGAAGAACAAGTACATGCTCGGCGAAGAGTTCTCGATGCTCGACGTGGCGATCGCGCCGCTCCTGTGGCGTCTGGACCACTACGGCATCGAGCTGTCGAAGAACGCTGCGCCGCTGATGAAGTACGCCGAGCGCATTTTCAGCCGCCCGGCTTATATCGAAGCGCTGACGCCGTCGGAAAAGGTGATGCGTCGTTGA
- a CDS encoding ClpXP protease specificity-enhancing factor, producing MQEISTKPYLLRALYEWCTDNGYTPHIAVRVDNQTRVPRQFVRDNEIVLNISFEATSQLQMGNEWIEFNARFSGKSHKIEVPVANILAIYARENGQGMAFPVESAGGEAQDSGADAADEADAPAPRAVETSPADPASDANADDKPEPDDDGSKGSGRARLKIVK from the coding sequence ATGCAAGAGATTTCCACGAAGCCTTATCTGCTGCGCGCGCTCTACGAGTGGTGCACGGATAACGGCTACACACCGCACATCGCGGTCCGGGTCGACAATCAGACGCGCGTTCCGCGTCAGTTTGTACGCGACAACGAGATCGTGTTGAACATCAGCTTCGAGGCGACCAGCCAGTTGCAGATGGGCAATGAGTGGATCGAGTTCAACGCGCGCTTCTCCGGCAAGTCGCACAAGATCGAGGTGCCGGTCGCCAATATTCTTGCAATCTACGCGCGCGAAAACGGCCAGGGCATGGCGTTCCCGGTCGAATCGGCGGGCGGCGAGGCGCAGGATTCGGGCGCGGATGCCGCGGATGAAGCCGACGCACCGGCGCCGCGCGCAGTCGAAACTTCGCCGGCCGACCCAGCCTCGGACGCCAACGCGGACGACAAACCGGAGCCCGACGACGACGGCTCGAAAGGCAGCGGAAGGGCTCGCCTTAAGATCGTGAAATGA
- a CDS encoding DUF1059 domain-containing protein — MARKYIDCREFPSEMNCTVALSADSEGELLEAAVQHAVSVHKHADSPELRAQLKTLFHEGTPPVEAPRA; from the coding sequence ATGGCCCGCAAATATATCGACTGTCGCGAGTTTCCGAGCGAAATGAACTGCACTGTCGCGCTGTCCGCCGACAGCGAGGGCGAACTGCTCGAAGCCGCGGTCCAGCATGCCGTCAGCGTTCACAAGCATGCGGATTCGCCGGAGCTGCGCGCGCAGCTGAAGACGCTATTTCATGAGGGAACGCCGCCCGTCGAGGCGCCGCGCGCGTGA
- a CDS encoding cytochrome c1 yields the protein MKKLLSMCALVGATVLALLAAPVHADENFPLDRAPDNTNNFASLQRGAQLFVNYCLNCHSANLMRYNRLTDLGITPNEIQANLLFTTDKVGNTMTVAMRPEDAKAWFGATPPDLSVEARARGADWLYTYLRSFYRDDTRPTGWNNLVYENVSMPHVLWQLQGQRAAKFGDETDEKTGETVHKFRGFQQLTPGTMSPVDYDSAVADLVSYLSWMSEPTQQTRKQLGVWVLLFLGILSFFAWRLNAAYWKHIK from the coding sequence ATGAAAAAACTGCTTTCGATGTGCGCGCTGGTCGGCGCGACCGTGCTCGCCCTGTTGGCCGCTCCGGTCCACGCGGACGAGAATTTCCCGCTTGATCGCGCGCCGGATAACACAAACAATTTCGCTTCTTTGCAGCGCGGCGCGCAATTGTTTGTAAACTACTGCCTGAATTGCCACAGCGCGAACCTGATGCGCTACAACCGGCTGACCGATCTCGGCATTACGCCGAATGAAATCCAGGCGAACCTGCTGTTCACCACCGACAAGGTCGGCAACACGATGACCGTGGCGATGCGCCCGGAAGACGCGAAAGCGTGGTTCGGTGCGACGCCGCCGGATTTGTCGGTGGAGGCGCGGGCGCGCGGCGCGGACTGGCTGTACACGTATCTACGCAGCTTTTACCGCGACGATACGCGGCCGACCGGCTGGAACAATCTGGTGTACGAAAACGTGAGCATGCCTCACGTGCTGTGGCAGCTTCAGGGGCAGCGTGCGGCGAAATTCGGCGATGAAACCGACGAAAAAACCGGCGAAACGGTACACAAATTCCGTGGCTTCCAGCAACTGACTCCGGGGACGATGTCGCCGGTAGATTATGATTCTGCTGTGGCCGACCTCGTGTCGTACCTGTCATGGATGTCCGAGCCGACGCAGCAAACTCGCAAGCAACTTGGCGTGTGGGTGCTGCTGTTCCTCGGTATCCTGAGCTTTTTCGCCTGGCGACTGAACGCCGCGTACTGGAAACATATCAAATAA
- a CDS encoding Nif3-like dinuclear metal center hexameric protein, whose amino-acid sequence MDRIELELYLNNLLETARFKDYCPNGLQVEGRRRINKLATGVTASVAFLEAAIDWGADAVLVHHGYFWRSEAPQITGRKHARLKLLLTNDLNLFAYHLPLDDHPEFGNNAQIGAKMGWISDARFGENDLGWLATLPMPITLSHLSAEIEQTLGRTPLVFGDPDLELRRVGWCTGAAQGMFDAAINAGVDVYVTGEVSESVMHTAAESGVAFLAAGHHATERFGVQAVGKHLSESFDIEHLFIDIPNPV is encoded by the coding sequence ATGGATCGGATTGAACTTGAATTGTACTTGAACAATCTCCTTGAAACCGCGCGCTTCAAGGACTATTGCCCGAACGGATTGCAGGTCGAAGGGCGCCGCCGGATCAACAAACTCGCGACCGGCGTGACCGCATCGGTGGCCTTTCTGGAGGCCGCGATCGACTGGGGCGCAGACGCCGTGCTGGTCCATCACGGCTACTTCTGGCGCAGTGAGGCGCCGCAGATCACCGGCCGCAAACATGCGCGCCTGAAGCTGCTGCTCACGAACGATCTGAACCTGTTCGCCTACCATCTGCCGCTCGACGATCACCCCGAATTTGGCAACAACGCGCAGATCGGCGCGAAGATGGGCTGGATCAGCGACGCGCGCTTTGGCGAGAACGATCTAGGCTGGCTTGCCACGTTGCCGATGCCGATCACGCTGTCGCACCTGAGCGCCGAAATCGAGCAGACGCTCGGCCGTACGCCGCTCGTGTTCGGCGATCCGGATCTCGAACTGCGCCGCGTCGGCTGGTGCACGGGCGCCGCGCAAGGCATGTTCGACGCGGCGATCAACGCGGGCGTCGACGTCTACGTGACCGGCGAGGTATCGGAGTCGGTGATGCACACGGCGGCGGAAAGCGGCGTCGCGTTTCTCGCGGCCGGTCATCACGCGACCGAACGCTTCGGCGTGCAGGCGGTGGGCAAGCATCTGTCCGAATCGTTCGATATCGAACACCTGTTTATCGATATCCCTAATCCAGTTTGA
- a CDS encoding class I SAM-dependent methyltransferase — translation MSGKTHEIRPNQSVELLKELHILTRDGKMNQDSRRKLKQVYHLFQFIEPLLKDLKDQQGSLTLVDHGAGKSYLGFILYDLFFKEFQDAAGGASHIFGIETREELVTKSEELAARLGFKGMSFLNLSVAESITSTRLPAEIDIVTALHACNTATDDAIRFALEKHAKYIVVVPCCQAEVAGVLRQNKGRSLKNALTEIWRHPLHTREFGSQITNVLRCLQLEAHGYQVSVTELVGWEHSMKNELIIAQYKDLPRRRPAERLGEVLETLGLDALKERFFVPA, via the coding sequence ATGTCCGGCAAAACCCACGAAATCCGCCCCAACCAGTCTGTCGAACTGCTGAAGGAACTCCACATCCTCACGCGTGACGGCAAGATGAATCAGGACAGCCGTCGCAAGCTGAAGCAGGTCTACCATCTGTTCCAGTTCATCGAGCCGCTGCTCAAGGACCTGAAGGACCAGCAGGGATCGCTCACGCTCGTCGATCATGGCGCCGGCAAGTCATACCTCGGTTTTATTCTGTATGACCTGTTTTTCAAGGAGTTTCAGGACGCCGCTGGTGGGGCTTCCCACATTTTCGGCATTGAAACGCGCGAAGAGCTGGTGACGAAGTCCGAAGAGCTGGCAGCGCGGCTCGGCTTCAAGGGGATGTCGTTTCTGAATCTGTCGGTGGCCGAGTCGATCACGTCGACGCGCCTGCCCGCCGAAATCGACATCGTGACCGCGTTGCACGCGTGCAATACCGCGACCGACGACGCGATCCGCTTCGCGCTCGAAAAGCACGCGAAGTACATCGTCGTCGTACCCTGCTGTCAGGCCGAGGTGGCCGGCGTGCTGCGGCAGAACAAAGGCAGGTCGCTGAAGAACGCGCTGACGGAAATCTGGCGGCATCCGCTGCATACGCGCGAATTCGGCAGCCAGATCACCAACGTGTTGCGCTGCCTGCAACTCGAAGCGCATGGCTATCAGGTCAGCGTGACCGAGCTGGTCGGCTGGGAACACTCGATGAAAAACGAGCTGATCATCGCGCAATACAAGGATCTGCCGCGGCGCCGGCCGGCCGAGCGGCTCGGCGAAGTGCTGGAAACGCTCGGGCTCGATGCGCTGAAAGAGCGGTTTTTCGTGCCGGCCTGA
- a CDS encoding methyltransferase: MTSPATLTWPEADGPRTARWRSEAAVPPPKRVVVADDRTTADSAYRLASEGTALLWHGDFQNARQLLQAVTRRLERKPRKPGATPLDAFNLHRQAQSQRARTLGMILIPLDADYGIALRRAPDVRQACIEAYGPATGEKSVVSLRELLGLIGAHEWRKKGVEIAALGERIHPHYGVFSPVRGEYVDLVARTPLPSHDLAFDIGTGTGVLAALLAKRGVRKIVATDQDARALACARENLARLGYGEQVEIVQADLFPDGRAPLVVCNPPWVPARPASPLEYAVYDPDSRMLLGFLNGLADHLTPDGEGWLIISDFAEHLGLRTREWLLAAIDHAGLSVAGREDIRPRHPKASDQNDPLYVARAAEVTSLWRLKAR, encoded by the coding sequence ATGACTAGCCCCGCAACTCTCACCTGGCCCGAAGCCGACGGCCCGCGCACCGCGCGCTGGCGTTCCGAAGCGGCCGTGCCGCCGCCGAAGCGCGTTGTCGTCGCCGACGACCGCACCACCGCCGATTCGGCCTACCGTCTCGCCTCCGAAGGCACCGCACTGCTGTGGCACGGCGACTTCCAGAACGCGCGCCAACTGCTGCAGGCAGTCACTCGCCGGCTCGAACGCAAGCCGCGCAAGCCGGGAGCGACACCGCTCGACGCGTTCAATCTGCACCGGCAGGCGCAGTCGCAACGAGCGCGCACGCTCGGCATGATCCTGATTCCGCTCGATGCCGACTACGGCATTGCGCTGCGCCGCGCCCCCGACGTGCGGCAGGCCTGCATCGAAGCTTATGGCCCGGCGACCGGCGAGAAGTCGGTGGTGTCGTTGCGCGAGTTGCTCGGCTTGATCGGCGCGCACGAATGGCGCAAGAAAGGCGTCGAGATTGCGGCTCTCGGCGAGCGCATCCATCCGCATTACGGCGTGTTCTCACCGGTGCGCGGCGAGTACGTCGATCTGGTCGCGCGCACGCCGCTGCCGTCACACGACCTCGCGTTCGATATCGGCACCGGCACCGGCGTGCTCGCCGCGCTGCTGGCCAAACGCGGGGTGCGCAAGATCGTCGCGACGGATCAGGATGCGCGCGCGCTGGCGTGTGCTCGTGAAAATCTCGCGCGTCTTGGCTACGGCGAGCAGGTCGAGATCGTGCAGGCGGATCTGTTTCCGGACGGGCGCGCGCCGCTCGTCGTCTGCAATCCGCCGTGGGTGCCGGCGCGGCCCGCGTCGCCGCTCGAATACGCGGTGTACGATCCGGACAGCCGCATGCTGCTCGGCTTCCTGAACGGCCTTGCCGATCATCTGACGCCGGACGGCGAGGGCTGGCTGATCATTTCGGATTTCGCCGAGCACCTGGGGCTGCGCACGCGCGAGTGGCTGCTGGCGGCGATCGATCACGCAGGGCTCAGTGTCGCGGGGCGGGAGGACATTCGTCCCCGGCATCCGAAGGCGAGCGATCAGAACGACCCGCTGTATGTTGCGCGCGCCGCCGAGGTCACGTCGCTGTGGCGGCTCAAGGCGCGGTGA
- a CDS encoding TIGR03862 family flavoprotein, whose amino-acid sequence MPSSLDSVRVAVIGGGPAGLMAAETLARGGVQVHVYDAMPSVGRKFLMAGKGGMNITHSEPLEPFLDRYGARREHIAPLLDAFGPDALRAWLRELGVETFVGSSGRVFPSDMKAAPMLRAWLHRLREAGVQFHMRHKWSGWSSACDTETTHRLRFDTPDGAHTVACDAVVFALGGASWPRLGSDAAWVPLMTSRDVQVTPLRPANCGFDADWSPYLRERFAGQPIKPVAISLTDVDKKVHNRQGEILLTETGLEGSLIYALSAPIRERILADGEVTIALDLAPGLPLERVVEEVTRPRGSRSIASHLHGRIGIGGVKLALLHEVLSKEAFADAGGLAHAIKALPVRLLRARPIGEAISSAGGIPFEALDPHLMIERMPGAFCAGEMLDWEAPTGGYLLTACFASGLVAGQGAYAYLEARGTLA is encoded by the coding sequence ATGCCATCCTCGCTCGATTCCGTCCGCGTCGCCGTGATCGGCGGCGGCCCCGCCGGCCTAATGGCCGCCGAGACGCTTGCCCGGGGCGGCGTGCAAGTCCATGTGTACGACGCGATGCCGTCGGTCGGCCGCAAATTCCTGATGGCGGGCAAAGGCGGCATGAACATCACGCATTCGGAACCGCTCGAGCCGTTTCTCGACCGCTACGGCGCGCGCCGCGAGCACATCGCGCCGTTGCTCGATGCGTTCGGGCCCGACGCACTTCGCGCGTGGCTGCGCGAGCTGGGCGTCGAGACGTTCGTCGGGAGTTCGGGCCGCGTGTTTCCGTCCGACATGAAGGCTGCGCCGATGCTCCGCGCGTGGCTGCATCGGCTGCGCGAAGCGGGCGTGCAGTTCCATATGCGTCACAAGTGGAGCGGCTGGTCGTCTGCTTGCGACACCGAAACCACGCACCGCCTGCGCTTCGACACACCAGATGGCGCGCACACAGTCGCATGCGACGCAGTGGTCTTCGCGCTCGGCGGCGCCAGCTGGCCGCGTCTCGGCTCCGACGCCGCGTGGGTGCCATTGATGACGTCGCGCGACGTGCAGGTGACGCCGCTGCGTCCCGCGAACTGCGGCTTCGACGCGGACTGGAGCCCTTATCTGCGCGAGCGTTTCGCCGGTCAGCCGATCAAGCCGGTCGCGATCTCGCTCACCGATGTAGACAAAAAAGTCCACAATCGACAAGGTGAAATACTTCTGACCGAAACGGGCCTCGAAGGGAGTCTGATTTATGCATTGTCGGCGCCGATCCGCGAGCGGATTCTGGCCGACGGCGAGGTCACGATCGCGCTGGATCTCGCGCCAGGCCTGCCGCTCGAGCGGGTCGTCGAGGAAGTGACGCGGCCGCGCGGCTCACGCTCGATCGCGAGTCATCTGCATGGGCGGATCGGCATCGGCGGGGTCAAGCTGGCGTTATTGCACGAGGTTCTGTCGAAAGAAGCGTTCGCCGACGCGGGCGGCCTCGCCCATGCGATCAAGGCGCTGCCGGTCCGGCTGCTGCGCGCGAGACCGATCGGGGAAGCGATCAGCTCGGCGGGAGGAATCCCGTTCGAGGCGCTGGACCCGCATCTGATGATCGAGCGCATGCCCGGCGCTTTCTGCGCGGGTGAGATGCTCGATTGGGAAGCGCCGACCGGCGGTTATCTGCTGACCGCCTGTTTTGCCAGCGGGCTGGTGGCCGGCCAGGGAGCATACGCGTATCTGGAAGCGCGCGGCACGTTGGCGTGA
- a CDS encoding glycoside hydrolase family 28 protein has product MTKKVEDFLNDAQQARPQSPARRSFLAFAGATAGAGLLAGLPGCSGSTDTPAASGGTSATTTPGAADADPIWGTNGEATAIINKLAGITTSMFPSVDFQVTTYGAQQLPAAALIQSTAWPGGLIPWVTGGSEQTLYPSNDQQSPGSNIMVPCDYTDTAYDACSAFNAAIRAANQAGGGRVVVPAGNWYCGGPIVMLSNVNFHLTSGCTIYFSPNPADYAKNGPYPTANGNLYWTRWQANDCLNFGSPIYAYQQKNIALTADDNTCVLNGQAMTPMQLSTQTPTSCWWTFKGTANEYGCTSKTTTPSQGYSNPLNTNNPLTTLPASQITNPKANVSFTNQDGVTTTLMTLLSTTSGWDQDQNYLPALSELGVPVLNRVFGNGHYLRPCMVEFIGCTNVLLQNYHTQNTPFWQHHPTACSNVVIDGVFADSVGPNNDGFDPDACNTVLVQNVQFNTGDDCIAIKSGKCLDTEYGPMQNIVVQNCTMQSGHGGLTIGSEMSAGVQNVYARNLTMQNENWASNPLNIALRFKTNMNRGGFINNVWINGVTLPHGVNLAPSNYSSPLAVSSAPGAVPGTGTNGLVSNPATGQGGLITFDCDYSPASDAVRWNPATINNVNISNVNATDVSGSVKYTMPTGFTAGANSCFQAIVAQGPVAADYNGPLPVPTVPPITGVTISNCDLGTPVCVGPASSTVPGPIFVVNTNGITLNNVVVAGTTYNSVLTG; this is encoded by the coding sequence ATGACCAAAAAAGTGGAAGATTTTCTGAACGACGCACAGCAGGCGCGTCCGCAATCGCCGGCTCGCCGCAGCTTTCTGGCGTTCGCCGGCGCGACGGCTGGCGCTGGACTGCTCGCCGGTCTGCCCGGCTGTAGCGGCTCGACTGACACGCCCGCCGCTAGCGGCGGCACGTCGGCCACCACGACGCCTGGAGCCGCGGATGCCGATCCGATCTGGGGTACGAACGGCGAAGCCACCGCGATCATCAACAAGCTCGCCGGCATCACGACTTCGATGTTCCCGTCGGTCGATTTCCAGGTCACGACGTACGGCGCGCAACAGCTGCCCGCGGCTGCGCTGATTCAGTCGACGGCGTGGCCTGGCGGCCTGATTCCCTGGGTCACGGGCGGCAGCGAACAGACCTTATATCCGAGCAACGACCAGCAAAGCCCCGGTTCGAACATCATGGTCCCGTGCGACTACACGGACACCGCATACGACGCATGCTCGGCGTTCAACGCCGCGATCCGCGCCGCGAATCAGGCGGGCGGCGGTCGTGTGGTCGTGCCGGCCGGCAACTGGTATTGCGGCGGCCCGATCGTGATGCTGAGCAACGTGAATTTCCACTTGACCTCGGGCTGCACGATCTACTTCAGCCCGAACCCCGCCGACTACGCGAAGAATGGTCCGTACCCGACGGCAAACGGCAACCTCTACTGGACCCGCTGGCAGGCCAACGACTGCCTGAACTTCGGCTCGCCGATCTACGCGTATCAGCAGAAGAACATCGCCTTGACCGCCGACGACAACACCTGCGTGCTGAATGGTCAGGCAATGACGCCGATGCAGCTGAGCACCCAGACGCCGACCTCGTGCTGGTGGACCTTCAAGGGCACGGCTAACGAGTACGGTTGCACGAGTAAAACGACGACGCCGTCGCAGGGCTACTCGAACCCTCTCAACACCAACAACCCACTGACGACGCTGCCCGCGTCGCAGATCACGAATCCGAAGGCCAACGTGTCGTTCACGAACCAGGACGGCGTGACCACGACGTTGATGACGTTGCTCAGCACGACTTCCGGTTGGGATCAGGATCAGAACTACTTGCCGGCTCTGTCCGAACTCGGCGTGCCGGTTCTGAACCGTGTGTTCGGCAACGGACACTATCTGCGTCCGTGCATGGTCGAGTTCATCGGGTGCACCAATGTGCTGCTGCAGAACTATCACACGCAGAACACGCCGTTCTGGCAGCACCATCCGACCGCCTGCTCGAACGTGGTGATCGACGGTGTGTTCGCCGATAGCGTCGGCCCGAACAATGACGGCTTCGACCCGGATGCGTGCAACACGGTGCTCGTACAGAATGTCCAGTTCAACACCGGAGACGACTGTATCGCGATCAAGTCGGGCAAGTGCCTCGACACCGAATATGGTCCGATGCAGAACATCGTCGTCCAGAACTGCACGATGCAAAGCGGCCACGGCGGCCTGACGATCGGCAGCGAAATGAGCGCGGGTGTCCAAAACGTCTACGCTCGTAATCTGACGATGCAGAACGAGAACTGGGCAAGCAACCCGTTGAACATCGCGCTGCGCTTCAAGACAAACATGAACCGCGGCGGCTTTATCAACAATGTGTGGATCAACGGCGTGACGCTGCCCCACGGTGTCAATCTCGCGCCCAGCAACTACAGCAGCCCGCTAGCGGTTTCGAGCGCGCCGGGTGCGGTGCCGGGCACGGGCACGAACGGACTGGTGAGCAATCCGGCGACGGGCCAGGGCGGCCTGATCACATTTGACTGCGACTACAGCCCGGCCAGCGATGCGGTGCGCTGGAATCCAGCGACGATCAACAACGTCAACATCTCGAACGTCAACGCTACCGACGTTTCAGGCAGCGTCAAGTACACGATGCCTACCGGCTTTACCGCTGGGGCGAATTCGTGCTTCCAGGCGATCGTCGCACAGGGCCCCGTGGCAGCGGACTACAACGGTCCGCTGCCGGTGCCGACGGTCCCGCCAATCACCGGCGTGACGATCTCGAACTGCGACCTGGGTACCCCGGTTTGCGTGGGCCCGGCTTCGTCGACCGTGCCGGGACCGATATTCGTGGTCAACACGAACGGCATCACGCTGAACAACGTGGTGGTCGCGGGTACCACGTACAACTCGGTGCTGACCGGCTGA
- a CDS encoding cytochrome b has translation MASEHEVETTGLAGWIDQRFPMTAAWKKHASEYYAPKNFNFWYFFGSLALLVLVNQIVTGIFLTMNYKPDATLAFSSVEYIMREVPWGWLIRYMHSTGASMFFVVVYLHMFRGLLYGSYRKPRELVWIFGCLIFLSLMAEAFFGYLLPWGQMSFWGAQVIVNLFSAIPFIGPDLSLWIRGDYVVSDVTLNRFFAFHVIAIPLVLVGLVIAHLVALHEVGSNNPDGIEIKAKKGPDGVPLDGVPFHPYYSVHDFMGVTIFLLIFAAIIFFAPEMGGYFLEANNFIPANPLQTPPEIAPVWYFTAFYAMLRATTDPFKIVLMIVIALLGLLALVRARGTWKLGLPVLAVLVIVAMVFTESKFWGVVVMGSAVISLFFLPWLDRSPVKSIRYRPFFHKVFFGIFVIAFLTLGFLGTRPPSPASTLIAQICALIYFAFFLGMPFWTRLGKFKQPPERVRFKPH, from the coding sequence ATGGCGAGCGAACACGAAGTAGAGACGACCGGGCTGGCTGGTTGGATCGACCAGCGCTTCCCGATGACTGCCGCGTGGAAGAAGCACGCTTCCGAGTACTACGCGCCGAAGAACTTCAACTTCTGGTACTTCTTTGGTTCGCTTGCGTTGCTGGTGCTGGTCAACCAGATCGTCACCGGCATTTTCCTGACGATGAACTACAAGCCCGATGCGACGCTCGCGTTCTCGTCGGTCGAGTACATCATGCGCGAGGTGCCGTGGGGCTGGCTGATCCGCTACATGCACTCCACAGGCGCGTCGATGTTCTTTGTCGTCGTGTATCTGCACATGTTCCGCGGGCTCCTGTACGGCTCGTACCGCAAGCCGCGCGAACTCGTGTGGATTTTCGGCTGCCTGATTTTCCTGAGTCTGATGGCCGAGGCGTTTTTCGGCTATCTGCTGCCGTGGGGCCAGATGTCGTTCTGGGGTGCGCAGGTGATCGTGAACCTGTTCTCGGCGATTCCGTTCATCGGACCGGATCTGTCGCTGTGGATTCGCGGCGACTACGTGGTCTCCGACGTCACGCTGAACCGGTTCTTCGCGTTTCACGTGATCGCGATTCCGCTGGTGCTGGTCGGCCTCGTGATCGCGCACCTGGTGGCGCTGCACGAAGTCGGGTCGAACAATCCCGACGGCATCGAGATCAAGGCGAAGAAGGGCCCGGATGGCGTGCCGCTCGACGGCGTTCCGTTCCACCCGTACTACTCGGTGCACGACTTCATGGGTGTGACGATCTTCCTGCTGATTTTCGCGGCGATCATCTTCTTCGCGCCGGAAATGGGCGGGTACTTCCTTGAGGCGAACAACTTCATCCCCGCGAATCCGCTACAAACGCCGCCGGAAATTGCGCCCGTGTGGTACTTCACCGCTTTTTATGCGATGCTGCGCGCCACCACCGATCCATTCAAGATCGTGCTAATGATCGTCATCGCGCTGCTCGGGCTGCTCGCGCTCGTGCGTGCCCGCGGCACGTGGAAGCTCGGCCTGCCGGTGCTCGCGGTGCTGGTGATCGTCGCGATGGTGTTCACCGAATCGAAGTTCTGGGGCGTCGTGGTCATGGGCAGCGCGGTGATTTCGCTGTTCTTCCTGCCGTGGCTGGACCGGTCGCCCGTCAAGTCGATCCGCTACCGGCCGTTTTTCCACAAGGTTTTCTTCGGAATTTTCGTGATCGCGTTTCTGACGCTCGGCTTCCTCGGTACGCGCCCGCCATCGCCGGCTTCGACGCTGATCGCCCAGATCTGCGCACTGATCTACTTCGCGTTTTTCCTCGGCATGCCCTTCTGGACGCGGCTTGGCAAGTTCAAGCAGCCGCCGGAACGGGTGCGGTTCAAGCCTCACTAA
- the petA gene encoding ubiquinol-cytochrome c reductase iron-sulfur subunit produces the protein MRDKEDERVDGSRRNWLVATTVAGGIGGVAVVVPFVGSFAPSEKAKAAGAPVEVDISGLKPGDMMTVAWRGKPVWIINRTDRMLADVQKADSQVADPHSLNPFSMPLPDYCNNEYRSRAENKHLLVAVAVCTHLGCTPTPRFQEGAQPNLPDDWPGGFLCPCHGSTYDMDGRVFKNKPAPQNLDIPRFMFTSATTLVIGKDEKGEA, from the coding sequence ATGCGAGACAAAGAAGATGAACGCGTCGATGGCAGCCGCCGTAACTGGCTGGTAGCGACGACCGTAGCAGGCGGCATAGGAGGTGTTGCCGTTGTCGTACCCTTTGTTGGTTCGTTTGCACCATCCGAAAAGGCCAAGGCCGCAGGCGCCCCGGTCGAAGTCGATATCAGCGGTCTGAAGCCCGGCGACATGATGACGGTCGCCTGGCGCGGCAAGCCGGTGTGGATCATCAACCGCACGGACCGCATGCTCGCCGATGTCCAGAAGGCCGATAGCCAGGTGGCGGATCCCCACTCGCTGAATCCGTTCTCGATGCCGCTGCCGGACTACTGCAACAACGAATACCGTTCACGCGCCGAGAACAAGCATCTGCTGGTCGCCGTCGCCGTTTGCACGCATCTGGGCTGCACGCCGACACCACGCTTCCAAGAAGGCGCGCAGCCCAACCTCCCCGACGACTGGCCCGGCGGCTTCCTGTGCCCGTGCCACGGCTCGACCTACGACATGGACGGCCGCGTCTTCAAGAACAAACCGGCTCCGCAGAACCTCGACATCCCGCGCTTCATGTTCACGTCGGCGACGACCCTTGTGATCGGGAAGGACGAAAAAGGAGAAGCGTAA